Proteins encoded within one genomic window of Paenarthrobacter sp. JL.01a:
- the rpmB gene encoding 50S ribosomal protein L28, whose protein sequence is MAAHCQVTGAEPGFGHSISHSHRRNKRRFDPNIQKKRYWVPSLRRNVTLTLSARGIKTIDVRGIDAVVADILARGVKL, encoded by the coding sequence ATGGCAGCACACTGCCAAGTGACCGGAGCCGAGCCGGGCTTTGGACACAGCATTTCGCACTCGCACCGTCGCAACAAGCGTCGGTTCGACCCGAACATTCAGAAGAAGCGCTACTGGGTTCCGTCCCTGCGCCGTAATGTCACGCTGACCCTGTCGGCCCGTGGCATCAAGACCATCGACGTACGTGGCATCGACGCAGTCGTAGCCGACATCCTGGCACGAGGAGTGAAGCTCTAA
- a CDS encoding patatin-like phospholipase family protein, which yields MNTSPLPAPPAPEASAAAQVLPTLDASARIPQGERALVLGGGGSTGNAWLIGVVAGLYDGGVDVTRADLTVGTSAGSTAAAQLAGAAPADLLKATLGPVPLPPRQSSGAGPAGSGAPAQKGAGSVTDHMERTGRILDASRDMADMRRRMGAAALDLAAAMDGASKRWRATVSGRLPQQQWPERAVLLTAVDAETGEPVVFDRHSGVDLVDAVAASCASGFAYSIGTKHYIDGGYRTNAENADLAAGYPRVLVLSPFGGRTRTPGEWGMDLRTQVSALQGNGSRVRTIVPESDSEHMFGVNAMDLSLRPAAARTGYEQGLSLADELGGFWG from the coding sequence ATGAATACATCTCCCTTACCTGCCCCTCCCGCCCCGGAAGCATCGGCGGCAGCGCAAGTACTGCCAACCCTTGACGCTTCTGCGCGCATCCCGCAGGGTGAGCGCGCATTGGTCCTTGGAGGCGGCGGATCCACAGGCAACGCGTGGCTCATCGGCGTCGTCGCAGGACTTTACGACGGCGGTGTGGACGTCACCCGCGCAGACCTCACGGTTGGGACCTCGGCCGGGTCCACGGCAGCGGCCCAGCTGGCCGGCGCTGCGCCCGCCGACCTGTTGAAGGCCACTCTTGGTCCTGTGCCTCTCCCTCCGCGTCAGTCATCTGGCGCGGGACCGGCAGGTTCGGGGGCGCCGGCCCAGAAAGGGGCCGGATCCGTAACTGACCATATGGAGCGGACAGGCAGGATCCTGGACGCTTCAAGGGACATGGCCGACATGCGCCGCCGAATGGGTGCCGCGGCCCTCGACCTGGCAGCGGCCATGGATGGAGCCAGCAAAAGGTGGAGGGCTACCGTATCGGGCCGACTGCCCCAGCAACAGTGGCCCGAGCGGGCTGTGCTTCTCACAGCAGTAGATGCTGAAACCGGGGAGCCTGTGGTCTTCGACCGTCACAGCGGAGTCGACCTGGTGGACGCCGTGGCCGCCAGCTGCGCCAGCGGCTTCGCCTACAGCATCGGCACCAAGCATTACATCGACGGCGGATACCGGACCAATGCGGAGAACGCGGACCTCGCAGCCGGATATCCCAGGGTTTTGGTGCTCTCGCCGTTCGGCGGCCGGACACGGACGCCTGGCGAATGGGGAATGGATCTGCGGACCCAGGTGTCCGCGTTGCAGGGCAACGGGAGCCGGGTTCGCACCATCGTCCCGGAGAGCGACTCCGAGCACATGTTCGGGGTCAACGCCATGGATCTGTCGCTCCGCCCAGCTGCGGCGCGGACCGGCTACGAACAAGGGCTGTCCTTGGCCGATGAGCTGGGTGGGTTCTGGGGTTAG
- a CDS encoding ATP-binding cassette domain-containing protein translates to MRLVLGLLVPDSGDVAISGQKVKATGSNTWSRLGQLIEYPLAYGELAGWTNLEIGARLRGVPPFDIKASVDTVLDELDLRRPHPVSLSPGNRQRLGLACALQLAPQLIVLGGPTNVIGSIGPKATDIVREFFALVHSDDTRNEARKPEISA, encoded by the coding sequence ATGAGGCTGGTGCTGGGATTGCTGGTCCCCGACTCCGGCGACGTGGCCATCTCTGGGCAGAAAGTGAAAGCCACCGGATCGAACACATGGAGCCGTCTGGGGCAGCTGATTGAGTACCCGCTTGCATATGGGGAGCTGGCAGGGTGGACCAATCTCGAGATCGGAGCACGCCTACGCGGTGTCCCACCCTTTGACATCAAGGCGAGCGTGGACACGGTGCTCGACGAGCTGGATCTGCGACGACCCCATCCGGTGTCGCTCTCTCCGGGGAATCGCCAACGGCTGGGACTCGCTTGCGCCCTTCAACTCGCCCCTCAGCTCATCGTGCTGGGTGGACCGACAAACGTCATCGGGAGCATCGGTCCGAAGGCCACAGACATAGTGCGGGAATTCTTTGCCCTCGTCCACAGCGACGACACCCGCAACGAAGCCCGGAAGCCGGAGATATCAGCATGA
- a CDS encoding ABC transporter permease: MKKPFEGLSAALDVRGRKTLSSRAVMLGRLPLLGPPNYCRRHGREFTDGTISGLFALPVRRTTIALAKLMVYAGWAIVMAVVLTMTLLGLGLVLGFGWPKLLNSKGCPGSSHSQCFRR; this comes from the coding sequence ATGAAAAAGCCATTCGAAGGACTCAGCGCTGCACTCGACGTCAGGGGACGCAAGACGCTATCTTCCCGGGCGGTCATGCTGGGCCGGCTACCCCTCCTCGGCCCACCAAATTACTGCCGCCGGCACGGCAGGGAATTCACGGACGGCACCATTTCCGGGCTATTCGCACTGCCGGTCCGGCGGACCACGATTGCCCTGGCCAAGCTCATGGTTTACGCAGGCTGGGCAATCGTCATGGCAGTCGTGTTGACTATGACCTTGCTTGGCCTCGGCCTTGTCCTGGGCTTTGGATGGCCCAAGCTGCTGAATTCGAAGGGCTGTCCCGGCTCCTCCCACTCACAGTGCTTTCGGCGCTGA
- a CDS encoding FAD:protein FMN transferase → MGTVVSLTLASIRSAQTAADELESAAAVVEDKFTQLDLTFSLYRAGSEASRLARGELTLPYASEVMRDLYAEAAEWRLSTDGAFTAERPDGVLDLSGIVKAHAAREAALSLEALGLRDWCLNAGGDVLVSGSPTPETHEPWLAGVVDPLDRQALLLTYPLGTRRALATSGSAERGHHIWAVGGAAPEFLQVSVAAADIVTADVLATAIVAGGPGTMDHAVEKWGVEVIAVFRDGSLLATPGFREAA, encoded by the coding sequence ATGGGCACCGTGGTAAGCCTGACCCTTGCCAGCATCCGCTCCGCGCAGACCGCCGCCGACGAGCTCGAGTCAGCTGCCGCCGTCGTCGAGGACAAGTTCACCCAACTGGACCTGACCTTCAGCCTGTACCGGGCTGGCTCCGAAGCGAGCCGGCTGGCCCGTGGGGAACTAACGCTGCCCTATGCGTCGGAAGTGATGCGGGACCTCTATGCAGAAGCCGCTGAGTGGCGGTTGTCTACCGATGGCGCCTTCACGGCCGAACGTCCCGACGGGGTGTTGGACCTCTCCGGGATCGTGAAGGCGCACGCGGCGCGTGAAGCCGCGTTGTCGCTGGAGGCCCTCGGTTTACGGGACTGGTGCTTGAACGCCGGCGGGGACGTGCTGGTGAGTGGCTCGCCAACGCCGGAGACGCACGAGCCGTGGCTCGCCGGCGTGGTGGATCCCCTTGATCGACAGGCCTTGCTGCTCACGTACCCGCTGGGCACGCGACGTGCCCTGGCGACGTCAGGGTCCGCCGAAAGGGGCCACCACATCTGGGCGGTTGGCGGCGCGGCGCCTGAGTTCCTGCAAGTTTCCGTGGCTGCGGCCGACATCGTCACCGCCGACGTCCTCGCGACGGCCATCGTTGCCGGCGGACCGGGAACGATGGACCACGCTGTTGAAAAGTGGGGCGTGGAGGTGATCGCGGTATTTCGCGACGGATCGTTGCTCGCTACGCCCGGTTTCAGGGAAGCGGCGTGA
- a CDS encoding FMN-binding protein → MRIRAAMATALASAGILLAGWQSGAHVADTGSTTTTSLSSSTTNGGAARGSSGSTGTATAATFDGASVQTRFGTVQVRVTIQGGKITEVAALKLTDAERKSAQISSRAAPILRSEVLQAQSAKVQTVSGATVTSDAYLTSLQAALDAAHFQ, encoded by the coding sequence GTGAGAATTAGGGCAGCCATGGCAACCGCGCTGGCATCGGCGGGCATCCTGTTGGCCGGCTGGCAGTCGGGCGCTCACGTCGCCGATACCGGCTCAACAACCACCACCAGCCTGAGCAGCAGCACCACGAACGGTGGCGCCGCCCGCGGCAGCAGCGGCAGCACTGGAACGGCGACGGCGGCAACGTTCGACGGCGCGTCGGTCCAGACCCGCTTCGGTACTGTGCAGGTCCGGGTGACAATCCAGGGCGGCAAGATCACGGAAGTCGCTGCGCTGAAGCTGACTGATGCCGAACGTAAGTCGGCCCAGATCAGCAGCCGTGCTGCCCCGATCCTGCGTTCCGAGGTGCTGCAGGCACAGTCAGCCAAGGTGCAAACCGTCAGCGGCGCCACGGTGACCAGCGACGCCTACCTCACCTCCCTGCAGGCGGCCCTCGATGCAGCCCACTTCCAGTAA
- the rpsN gene encoding 30S ribosomal protein S14, whose amino-acid sequence MAKKSKIARNEQRKVIVERYAAKRLELKKTLVDPNATDEAREAARLGLQKLPRNASPIRLRNRDQIDGRPRGTLQKFGISRVRFRDMAHRGELPGITKSSW is encoded by the coding sequence ATGGCAAAGAAGTCCAAGATTGCTCGCAACGAGCAGCGCAAGGTCATTGTTGAGCGTTACGCTGCCAAGCGTCTCGAACTGAAGAAGACCCTGGTAGACCCCAACGCGACTGACGAAGCACGCGAAGCTGCACGCCTCGGCCTGCAGAAGCTGCCCCGCAACGCCTCCCCGATCCGTCTGCGTAACCGCGACCAGATCGACGGCCGTCCCCGCGGCACGCTCCAGAAGTTCGGTATCTCCCGTGTTCGCTTCCGCGACATGGCTCACCGTGGTGAGCTCCCGGGCATCACCAAGTCTTCCTGGTAA
- a CDS encoding ferric reductase-like transmembrane domain-containing protein, whose translation MTSFPATDYSVDSPAPTVPRTAPAAVECFRPQARRRLARADVLGFVGWLSPVAAVSLWLADGGASGFSSFAATMTSLGIVAGLIGMDLVLLMLLLAARIPFVDNAIGHDRALEVHKKLGKPALFLLLAHGLLIAIGYGAAEGLDPISESVSLWVNVPDMWLAFVSLALFIAVVVTSLVVVRRRFPYEFWYAIHLLTYAAVGTAIPHQFSVGGLFAEGTWQRWYWLALCIATGAALLLYRVCQPLVATFRHQLTVSRVLRVSPEVFSIEMTGLQLERLSGAGGRFFFWRFLAPGHWWQPHPFSLSAEPVVGVGGSTGKIRITVRNLGDGSARLAGIRPGTKVAIEGPYGMFSTAARTRNNVVMIGAGIGITPLRSLLESTPFQPGHATVLLRGHDESELFLGKEIMDLCQARGATLFHLTGQRSIGAHPWLPQSAVAAGFSIDSYAPGIADADVYICGPSQWAASVIQDARAAGVPAEQLHYERFDW comes from the coding sequence ATGACCTCGTTCCCAGCCACAGATTACAGCGTGGACAGCCCCGCCCCGACGGTCCCGCGGACAGCACCTGCCGCCGTCGAATGCTTCCGTCCGCAAGCACGACGGCGGCTGGCCCGCGCCGATGTCCTGGGTTTCGTCGGGTGGTTGTCGCCGGTTGCGGCGGTATCGCTGTGGCTTGCCGACGGCGGTGCCAGCGGCTTCTCGTCGTTCGCGGCGACCATGACGTCCTTGGGTATTGTCGCCGGACTGATCGGCATGGACCTGGTGCTGCTGATGCTGTTGCTCGCAGCCCGGATTCCCTTTGTCGACAACGCGATCGGCCATGACCGCGCCCTGGAGGTCCACAAGAAGCTCGGCAAACCGGCGCTTTTCCTGCTGCTGGCCCACGGACTGCTGATCGCCATTGGTTACGGCGCTGCGGAGGGCCTGGACCCGATCAGCGAATCGGTGTCGTTGTGGGTCAACGTCCCTGACATGTGGCTCGCGTTCGTCTCCCTGGCCCTGTTCATCGCCGTGGTAGTGACGTCGCTGGTGGTCGTACGCAGGAGATTCCCCTACGAATTCTGGTACGCGATCCATCTGCTGACCTATGCTGCCGTCGGCACCGCCATTCCGCATCAGTTCAGTGTGGGCGGGCTGTTCGCCGAAGGAACCTGGCAGCGCTGGTACTGGCTGGCACTCTGCATCGCGACCGGGGCAGCACTTCTCCTCTACAGGGTCTGCCAACCGCTGGTGGCCACGTTCCGGCATCAGCTCACAGTGAGCCGGGTGCTGCGGGTTTCACCGGAGGTCTTCAGCATCGAGATGACGGGCCTGCAGCTTGAGCGCCTCTCGGGTGCCGGCGGGCGCTTTTTCTTCTGGAGGTTCCTCGCTCCGGGGCATTGGTGGCAGCCACATCCTTTCAGCCTGTCCGCCGAGCCGGTGGTCGGCGTCGGGGGCTCGACGGGCAAAATACGCATCACCGTCCGGAACCTCGGAGATGGCTCGGCCAGGCTCGCGGGGATCAGGCCCGGAACCAAGGTTGCCATCGAGGGACCCTACGGCATGTTCAGCACGGCGGCCCGCACGCGGAACAACGTGGTGATGATCGGCGCCGGAATCGGCATCACGCCGTTGCGGTCGCTCCTGGAGTCCACGCCGTTCCAACCCGGGCATGCCACGGTCCTGCTGAGGGGACATGACGAATCCGAGCTTTTCCTGGGCAAGGAAATCATGGACCTGTGCCAAGCACGCGGCGCTACCCTTTTCCATCTCACGGGACAACGCTCGATCGGCGCCCACCCATGGCTCCCCCAGTCTGCGGTGGCGGCCGGGTTCAGCATCGACTCCTACGCTCCCGGCATCGCTGACGCCGACGTGTACATTTGCGGCCCATCGCAATGGGCTGCCTCAGTCATCCAGGACGCCCGGGCCGCGGGTGTCCCCGCGGAACAACTCCACTACGAAAGGTTCGACTGGTGA
- the rpmG gene encoding 50S ribosomal protein L33, producing the protein MAKDKDVRPIIKLKSTAGTGYTYVTRKNRRNDPDRLVLKKYDPKIRQHVEFREER; encoded by the coding sequence ATGGCAAAGGACAAGGACGTACGTCCGATCATCAAGCTGAAGTCCACCGCGGGCACCGGTTACACCTACGTAACCCGCAAGAACCGTCGTAACGACCCGGACCGTCTGGTCCTGAAGAAGTACGACCCCAAGATCCGCCAGCACGTCGAATTCCGAGAGGAGCGCTAA